The Gemmatimonadaceae bacterium genome window below encodes:
- a CDS encoding protein kinase has protein sequence MTDLLSALRASLGDKYRIDRELGGGGMSRVFVAEEIALGRQVVLKVLPTEMAATVNSDRFRQEVQFAARLQHPHIVPVLATGEDAGTLWYSMPFVSGESLRARLTGGALSIRDALGVWREMLDALAHAHKAGLIHRDIKPDNVLISGRHALVTDFGIAKAMASATNAENGSSLTGIGFVVGTPAYMAPEQAAGMSEVDQRTDVYSAALVAYEMFTGKAPFGELTASQALASQVQVTPAAPRTLRAELPAGIDALLMQCLAKDPAGRPSSADAVLEALDVLEAAGGLSASTTGGSPVSHTALALAAGRRRKWYVGGAVLATMVAAVIWRNGRPGSASETGAARDLVLVASFSHEAADSSVARAITEALRIDLQQSNRLRAAEPQMVRTTLQTMRLAPDAELTDSLARAVGQRTGAKAFINGALSKLGTGYVLTARLVSVADGVEVAALRETARDPSQLLDATDRLSKAIRQKAGESVASLRGSSALPSVTTTSFAALERYAAGIELMRQGQQLSAAGEFEKAIALDSVFASAWVGLSTSLGNAGIRLADRTRAVTRAYDLRQKLVPVERLRVESRYHSARGEFTEEVAAYRALLAIDPTNYAALNNLGRQMLARGRFADAESLFKAAVVARPGSLAPLEMLQQVAVARADTALMDSLRRTIPKGEIATRLEYYYAEKISAAAGEYSRLAAIVDSTLASKPDPEFSIELLRSRSELLIMRGRLRVAENEVQRVVRPLVQRLDPTRMYSIDATMAEARLVLLDDTTGARRGLSRIDSALVGTTVPREDQAFLYRAFLHARTGNVRTARQMLAEAGPLLPRDTTWTQWINGEIALAEKRPLDAIGQFRRVVGAEQFCLICGSGALARAFDAAGMRDSVVAVYERSLASRVPADRTGEDVMERARALKRLGELYEDRGNLVQAIRRYREFVELWKDADAELQPVVADVRERIVRLEAKRG, from the coding sequence ATGACCGATCTTCTCAGTGCGCTTCGCGCCAGTCTGGGCGACAAGTACCGCATAGACCGCGAATTGGGCGGCGGCGGCATGAGCCGCGTGTTCGTGGCGGAAGAGATTGCACTGGGACGACAGGTGGTGCTCAAGGTCTTGCCGACCGAGATGGCGGCGACGGTTAACTCGGATCGGTTTCGACAGGAAGTGCAATTCGCGGCGCGCTTGCAGCACCCGCACATCGTTCCGGTGCTGGCCACGGGTGAAGATGCGGGCACCCTGTGGTATTCGATGCCGTTTGTGAGCGGCGAATCGCTGCGCGCGCGACTGACCGGCGGTGCGCTGAGCATTCGCGACGCACTGGGGGTGTGGCGCGAAATGCTCGATGCGTTGGCGCACGCGCACAAGGCCGGACTTATTCATCGCGATATCAAGCCGGACAATGTGCTGATCAGCGGCCGTCATGCGCTGGTCACCGACTTCGGGATTGCCAAGGCCATGGCGTCGGCCACCAATGCCGAAAACGGATCGTCACTTACCGGTATTGGCTTTGTGGTGGGGACACCGGCCTACATGGCGCCGGAGCAGGCGGCGGGGATGTCCGAAGTCGATCAGCGCACCGACGTGTATTCGGCGGCGCTGGTGGCGTATGAAATGTTCACGGGCAAGGCGCCGTTTGGTGAACTCACGGCGTCCCAGGCACTGGCGTCGCAGGTGCAGGTAACGCCGGCCGCGCCGCGCACGCTGCGGGCCGAGTTGCCGGCGGGAATCGATGCGCTGTTGATGCAGTGCCTCGCGAAAGATCCCGCAGGCCGACCATCCAGTGCGGACGCTGTGCTTGAGGCACTGGACGTGCTGGAGGCGGCAGGCGGCCTGAGCGCGTCGACGACCGGTGGCTCGCCCGTATCGCACACGGCATTGGCCCTCGCCGCTGGCCGTCGACGAAAGTGGTACGTGGGTGGTGCCGTGCTCGCGACCATGGTTGCCGCTGTCATCTGGCGGAACGGCAGGCCGGGCTCCGCGAGCGAGACGGGTGCGGCACGCGATCTGGTGCTGGTGGCATCGTTCAGTCACGAGGCCGCCGATTCATCAGTGGCGCGGGCGATTACCGAAGCACTGCGCATTGACCTGCAGCAGTCCAACCGGTTGCGCGCCGCCGAGCCGCAGATGGTGCGCACGACGCTGCAAACCATGCGACTGGCGCCTGATGCCGAGCTCACGGACAGTTTGGCGCGTGCGGTTGGGCAACGCACCGGTGCCAAGGCATTCATCAACGGGGCTCTGAGCAAACTGGGTACTGGCTATGTGCTCACGGCGCGATTGGTGAGCGTGGCGGATGGTGTGGAAGTGGCAGCGCTGCGCGAAACGGCACGTGACCCAAGTCAATTGTTGGATGCGACGGACCGGTTGTCCAAAGCCATTCGGCAGAAGGCTGGCGAGTCGGTTGCCTCGTTGCGAGGAAGTTCGGCGCTGCCCTCAGTGACTACGACGTCGTTCGCGGCGCTGGAGCGGTACGCGGCGGGTATCGAGCTGATGCGGCAGGGGCAGCAGCTGTCGGCGGCGGGCGAGTTTGAGAAGGCCATCGCACTGGACAGCGTGTTCGCCAGTGCTTGGGTCGGTTTGTCGACGAGCTTGGGCAACGCGGGTATTCGTCTGGCCGATCGCACGCGCGCCGTCACGCGCGCTTACGATTTGCGTCAGAAACTCGTGCCGGTGGAACGACTCCGTGTGGAGTCGCGATATCATTCCGCCCGTGGCGAGTTCACGGAAGAAGTGGCGGCGTATCGCGCGCTGCTCGCCATCGACCCCACCAACTACGCGGCCCTCAACAATCTCGGTCGACAGATGCTGGCGCGCGGGCGCTTCGCCGACGCCGAGTCGCTGTTCAAGGCCGCAGTGGTCGCGCGCCCCGGGTCGCTGGCGCCACTCGAGATGTTGCAGCAAGTGGCTGTTGCGCGCGCCGACACGGCGCTGATGGACTCGCTGCGTCGCACAATACCCAAGGGCGAGATCGCCACGCGTCTGGAGTACTACTACGCGGAGAAGATCAGCGCGGCGGCGGGCGAGTATTCGCGTCTTGCGGCCATTGTGGACAGTACGCTGGCCAGCAAGCCGGACCCCGAGTTCAGTATCGAGCTTCTCAGGAGCCGCTCCGAACTGCTGATCATGCGCGGGCGGTTGCGCGTGGCGGAGAACGAAGTACAGCGGGTCGTCCGCCCGCTCGTGCAGCGCCTTGATCCTACCCGCATGTACTCGATTGACGCCACGATGGCCGAGGCGCGCCTGGTGTTGCTGGATGACACCACGGGGGCTCGACGCGGCCTGTCGCGCATTGACTCGGCATTGGTGGGCACCACGGTACCGCGCGAGGATCAGGCGTTTCTGTATCGCGCGTTTCTGCATGCCCGCACGGGGAATGTCCGGACCGCGCGCCAGATGCTCGCGGAAGCAGGGCCACTGCTGCCACGCGACACCACCTGGACACAGTGGATCAACGGCGAGATCGCACTGGCCGAAAAACGTCCGCTCGACGCCATTGGGCAGTTCCGTCGCGTGGTGGGCGCTGAACAGTTCTGCCTCATCTGTGGCAGCGGCGCCCTGGCACGTGCGTTTGATGCCGCCGGAATGCGCGACTCCGTGGTCGCGGTGTACGAGCGTAGTCTGGCCAGCCGCGTACCGGCTGATCGCACGGGTGAAGATGTGATGGAACGCGCGCGTGCACTCAAACGACTGGGTGAACTGTACGAAGACCGTGGCAATCTCGTACAGGCCATCCGGCGTTACCGCGAGTTCGTGGAATTATGGAAGGATGCCGACGCGGAACTGCAGCCGGTGGTGGCTGACGTGCGGGAACGGATTGTGAGGCTTGAGGCGAAGCGGGGGTAG
- a CDS encoding CotH kinase family protein → MLLFTLFLEAWARPRRQYDNAPAGHTRDALLADLRVRTGLQVHRVDVREIDFLREPAGHKKNSTHPTQPQAGLGRAAGRRHAVVADVRRPATAGAWGGAQEDRKLVKVFDKDGDKRLNAAERKAAYDSLVAEAAAEGGRRGMGRGGRGGPPGMAAAASAGPGAKLTPADVKLYPKAKVYDLATVRTFFLELEDANWEKALMLFKDTDIELPATLRVDDRVFRDVGMRFRGMSSFMMVPEGQKHSINLSLDAVRDTQQLGGYRTLNLLNSHEDASWIHSILYAQIARTYIPAPMANFARVAINGESWGVYVNSQQFNKDFLRDHYGTTEGARWKVPGNPSARGGLEYVGDDAKAYKQAFEIKSKDTPKSWADLVNLTRVLNQTPPAQLESALTPMLDIDGVLKFLALDVALVNGDGYWVRASDYSLYQDSKGVFHVIPQDVNETFSSGGGPGRDGPGGGRGGGRGMPPMDSAAMAAFMRARGADTLRFPGRGGPPGGPGGPGGPGGPGGPGMMMGGGVDTDPLVGLTDATKPLRSKLLAVPALRARYLSYVREIATTWLDWKALEPMVTRSQSLIAADIKADTRTLESYEAFEKSAAELKEFADKRRAFLLAWKEKP, encoded by the coding sequence GTGTTGTTGTTCACCCTCTTTCTCGAAGCGTGGGCGAGGCCCAGGCGGCAGTACGACAACGCGCCTGCCGGGCACACACGCGACGCGCTGCTGGCCGATCTGCGGGTGCGTACGGGCTTGCAGGTGCACCGTGTCGACGTGCGTGAAATCGATTTTCTGCGCGAGCCCGCGGGGCACAAAAAAAATTCCACCCACCCAACGCAGCCGCAGGCGGGCCTTGGGCGGGCGGCCGGTCGACGCCACGCGGTTGTCGCCGATGTCCGCAGGCCGGCCACCGCCGGGGCCTGGGGCGGCGCGCAGGAAGACCGCAAGCTGGTGAAGGTGTTCGACAAGGATGGCGACAAGCGCCTCAACGCCGCTGAGCGAAAGGCCGCCTACGACTCGCTGGTGGCGGAAGCCGCAGCCGAAGGGGGGCGACGGGGAATGGGGCGCGGCGGACGCGGCGGGCCGCCAGGCATGGCCGCCGCGGCGTCTGCCGGGCCGGGTGCCAAGCTCACGCCGGCCGACGTGAAGCTCTATCCGAAGGCGAAGGTGTACGACCTGGCCACCGTTCGCACGTTCTTCCTGGAACTCGAGGACGCGAACTGGGAAAAGGCGTTGATGCTGTTCAAGGACACCGACATCGAACTGCCCGCCACGCTGCGTGTGGACGACCGCGTGTTTCGCGACGTGGGCATGCGTTTCCGCGGGATGTCCTCGTTCATGATGGTGCCCGAGGGACAGAAGCACTCGATCAATCTGTCGCTGGACGCGGTGCGCGACACGCAGCAGCTGGGCGGATATCGCACACTCAATCTGCTCAACTCGCACGAGGACGCCTCGTGGATACACTCGATCCTGTATGCGCAGATCGCGCGCACCTACATCCCGGCGCCGATGGCCAACTTCGCGCGCGTCGCTATCAACGGTGAGAGTTGGGGTGTCTACGTCAATTCGCAGCAGTTCAACAAGGACTTCCTTCGTGATCACTACGGCACCACCGAGGGCGCGCGATGGAAAGTGCCGGGAAACCCCAGCGCGCGTGGTGGCCTGGAGTACGTGGGCGACGACGCCAAAGCCTACAAGCAGGCGTTTGAGATCAAGTCGAAAGACACTCCAAAATCATGGGCCGATCTGGTCAATCTGACGCGCGTGCTCAATCAGACGCCGCCGGCCCAACTCGAGTCGGCGTTGACGCCCATGCTCGATATCGATGGCGTCTTGAAATTTCTCGCGCTCGACGTGGCGCTCGTCAACGGCGACGGCTATTGGGTGCGTGCCAGTGACTACAGCCTCTATCAGGACTCCAAGGGCGTGTTTCATGTCATCCCGCAGGATGTCAACGAAACGTTCAGCAGTGGTGGTGGCCCCGGGCGCGATGGACCCGGAGGTGGTCGCGGCGGTGGCCGAGGCATGCCGCCCATGGATTCCGCCGCCATGGCCGCGTTCATGCGTGCGCGTGGCGCCGACACGCTCAGGTTTCCCGGGCGCGGTGGTCCGCCGGGTGGTCCCGGTGGGCCGGGTGGTCCCGGTGGGCCGGGTGGTCCCGGAATGATGATGGGCGGCGGCGTCGACACCGATCCGTTGGTGGGTCTCACCGACGCAACGAAGCCGCTGCGTTCGAAACTGCTGGCCGTCCCGGCGCTACGGGCCAGATATCTTTCGTACGTCCGCGAGATTGCCACGACGTGGCTGGACTGGAAGGCATTGGAGCCCATGGTGACTCGATCGCAATCGCTGATCGCCGCCGACATCAAGGCCGACACGCGCACGCTGGAGAGCTACGAGGCGTTTGAGAAGAGCGCGGCGGAGCTCAAGGAGTTTGCGGACAAGCGTCGGGCGTTTCTGCTGGCGTGGAAGGAGAAGCCGTAG
- a CDS encoding AbrB/MazE/SpoVT family DNA-binding domain-containing protein, whose protein sequence is MAVVTVSPKFQVVIPREIREALRLEPGQKVQALQYQNRIEFIPVQAMRKMRGFLKGMDTTVTRDSDRV, encoded by the coding sequence ATGGCTGTTGTTACCGTCTCTCCGAAATTCCAGGTAGTCATTCCGCGCGAAATTCGCGAGGCGCTGCGTCTGGAGCCAGGTCAGAAGGTTCAGGCGCTTCAGTATCAGAACCGTATCGAGTTCATCCCCGTGCAGGCCATGCGCAAAATGCGTGGCTTTTTGAAAGGGATGGACACCACGGTCACCCGCGATTCGGATCGCGTGTGA
- a CDS encoding DUF4249 family protein → MRGNPKTPRRACAPTAGAVLVGAIACGAIACGDPTATAASAREPVVRAYLYAGQPVNDIRLTWTAPIGTPDSLADSASPPINDAAVTLVRSGVRYLLTRSPGDSGYYRYTGTDLTVREGDVFDLDATVNGKSLTARTTVPVRPSGAHMSAPTLKVPTFTFTPGSGPPDFTAGTVLVRWTKSSAALYFVTLESAEASPVRIDLNVPIPIGGGRRFIFPPTSADSTRVNVFSLTYYGKYTARVWRVNEEYAQLYATLQQDSRDLNEPISNVYGGLGIFSAFSADTTSFTVVK, encoded by the coding sequence ATGCGCGGAAACCCCAAGACCCCTCGGCGCGCCTGTGCGCCGACTGCCGGTGCCGTACTCGTTGGCGCCATCGCCTGCGGCGCCATCGCCTGCGGTGATCCCACCGCGACCGCGGCCTCCGCGCGCGAACCCGTCGTGCGGGCCTACCTGTACGCGGGTCAGCCGGTGAACGACATTCGCCTGACATGGACCGCCCCTATCGGAACGCCAGACTCTCTTGCCGACAGCGCATCGCCACCGATCAATGATGCTGCCGTGACGCTGGTGCGTAGTGGTGTTCGCTATCTCCTCACCCGGTCTCCAGGCGACAGCGGGTACTACCGATACACGGGCACGGATCTCACCGTTCGCGAAGGTGACGTGTTCGATTTGGACGCCACGGTCAACGGCAAGTCGTTGACAGCGAGAACGACCGTCCCCGTTCGCCCCTCCGGCGCACACATGTCGGCGCCCACGTTGAAAGTGCCCACGTTCACGTTCACCCCGGGCTCCGGGCCACCGGACTTCACGGCCGGAACGGTGCTCGTTCGCTGGACCAAGAGCAGTGCTGCCTTGTACTTTGTGACACTCGAAAGTGCCGAGGCCTCGCCGGTTCGCATTGACCTCAATGTGCCCATCCCGATTGGCGGCGGGCGCCGGTTCATCTTTCCACCGACATCGGCCGACAGCACGCGCGTGAACGTGTTTTCCCTCACCTACTACGGCAAGTACACCGCGCGCGTGTGGCGCGTGAACGAAGAATACGCCCAGCTGTATGCCACCTTACAGCAGGATTCACGAGACCTGAACGAGCCCATCTCCAACGTGTACGGCGGCCTCGGCATCTTCAGCGCGTTTTCGGCCGATACGACGTCGTTTACGGTGGTGAAGTAG
- a CDS encoding DUF2911 domain-containing protein, translating into MRILFPALALSLLLAAPLAAQAGARRAAPSTRGIAEVSLTLVDTAAQRAAGKPALIRMDYGQPHLRGRRINTDSLVPFGAVWRLGANSATLFTTDVDLTIGGQNVPKGRYVAQALPTRTGWTLILQAETTGAASVAVAEYDMKKDAARIDLTVRTMASPIESFSVWLIPSTAPGVQRGELRMAWDTVMLTTEWVVR; encoded by the coding sequence ATGCGCATTCTGTTCCCTGCTCTTGCGTTGTCGCTTCTTCTCGCCGCACCGCTGGCCGCACAAGCCGGTGCTCGCCGCGCCGCGCCCAGCACGCGCGGCATCGCCGAGGTGTCACTCACGCTGGTTGATACGGCCGCCCAGCGTGCCGCCGGCAAGCCGGCGCTCATTCGCATGGACTATGGACAGCCGCACCTGCGTGGCCGACGGATCAATACCGACAGTCTCGTGCCGTTCGGTGCCGTGTGGCGGCTTGGCGCCAATTCGGCCACACTCTTCACCACCGACGTCGATTTGACGATAGGCGGCCAGAATGTGCCCAAGGGTCGCTACGTCGCGCAGGCGTTGCCCACACGTACCGGATGGACGCTGATTTTGCAGGCCGAGACCACGGGAGCGGCTTCGGTTGCCGTGGCGGAGTATGACATGAAGAAAGACGCGGCGCGCATTGATCTCACCGTGCGCACGATGGCATCGCCGATCGAGAGCTTCTCGGTCTGGCTTATTCCGTCCACGGCGCCCGGCGTGCAGCGCGGCGAGCTGCGTATGGCGTGGGATACCGTGATGCTCACCACCGAATGGGTGGTGCGGTAG
- a CDS encoding RNA polymerase sigma factor, with the protein MFDHDEHRAAASSSEPDDVAALARDTDLIARARRGDALAFDALITPVLPRALQLARRLLRHEQDAEDLVQDACLRALERLEQHDGSRAFAPWFMRVLTNLGLNRQQSRRVRNAEPLSDVTPSIDSLPDAIAERAEVQERFARAVAALSDRQRQVIMLHEVEGWTTTDIGVELQLSQPTIRWHLHDARRTLRAALGNLRDDALRPNQETG; encoded by the coding sequence GTGTTCGACCATGATGAGCACCGTGCTGCCGCCTCATCGTCCGAACCAGATGACGTCGCAGCGCTCGCGCGGGATACGGATCTCATCGCTCGCGCACGGCGCGGTGATGCGTTGGCATTCGATGCACTCATTACACCCGTGTTGCCGCGCGCGTTGCAGCTCGCGCGGCGACTGCTGAGACATGAACAGGATGCGGAGGATCTGGTGCAGGACGCGTGTCTCCGAGCGCTCGAGCGACTTGAGCAGCACGATGGCTCGCGCGCGTTTGCACCGTGGTTCATGCGCGTGCTGACGAATCTCGGGCTCAATCGCCAACAGTCGCGGCGCGTGCGGAACGCTGAGCCGTTGAGTGACGTCACACCGTCAATCGACAGCCTGCCGGACGCGATAGCGGAGCGCGCAGAAGTGCAGGAACGATTTGCGCGGGCGGTTGCCGCGCTCTCCGACCGTCAGCGCCAGGTGATCATGTTGCACGAGGTGGAAGGATGGACGACGACCGACATCGGCGTGGAGTTGCAGCTCTCACAACCAACGATTCGATGGCATTTGCACGACGCGCGGCGCACATTGCGCGCGGCCTTGGGAAATCTGCGCGATGACGCCCTGCGACCGAATCAGGAGACCGGATGA
- a CDS encoding beta-lactamase family protein, which produces MTHATRYPWLLPAILGVSSMASAQPMSRAALVARLDSIASAPVKSGAVAGISVAVVKGRDTLLMKGYGYADVENQLPVTPTTVFRIGSLTKQFTSAAVMQLVEKRTVGLDDNMNTYIPNFPTHGRTIPVRYLLNHTSGIPSYTDIGARFGRVSRLDLAPDSLIAIVANDSLQYEPGTQFYYNNTGYFMLGMVLEKVTGKKYGDHLESSLFKSAGLTQTYYCDARRIIPHRAQGYDRAPTGLVNTDFMSMQLPYAAGSLCSTVGDLVSWTQQLSSGRVVSAASYREMTTPVTFASGRPMTYGYGLGSDTVGGRRVISHGGGINGFISFLSYVPQDSLIIAVLSNTSPAPSSAVADAIMRAVLGIAPAPSPGAPKDLTLTATERARYVGEYALARPDGSRQAVRVFEQGEQLMVEPAGQIAIRLRAQGAHVFVGLDGSRMAFDVAGERATGFMFGTGSRRLEAVRRR; this is translated from the coding sequence ATGACGCACGCCACTCGATACCCGTGGCTGCTGCCCGCGATCCTCGGCGTGTCGTCGATGGCGAGCGCCCAACCGATGTCACGCGCCGCGCTCGTAGCGCGCCTCGACTCCATCGCCTCGGCACCCGTGAAGAGTGGCGCGGTGGCCGGTATATCAGTCGCCGTCGTGAAAGGCCGCGACACGCTGCTCATGAAAGGCTACGGCTACGCCGACGTGGAGAACCAGTTGCCGGTGACGCCCACCACGGTGTTTCGCATCGGCTCGCTTACCAAGCAGTTCACGTCCGCAGCCGTGATGCAACTGGTGGAGAAACGCACCGTCGGGTTGGACGACAACATGAACACGTACATCCCGAACTTTCCGACCCACGGGCGCACCATTCCGGTTCGGTACCTGCTCAATCACACGTCCGGCATCCCCAGCTACACCGATATCGGTGCGCGATTCGGCCGAGTGTCACGCCTGGATCTGGCGCCCGACTCGCTGATCGCCATCGTGGCGAATGATTCGCTGCAGTACGAGCCCGGGACGCAATTCTACTACAACAATACCGGCTATTTCATGCTGGGCATGGTCCTCGAGAAGGTCACCGGCAAGAAGTACGGCGACCATCTCGAAAGCTCACTGTTCAAGTCGGCCGGACTCACGCAGACATACTACTGCGATGCGCGCCGCATTATTCCCCATCGCGCCCAGGGATACGACCGCGCGCCGACAGGACTCGTGAACACCGATTTCATGAGCATGCAGTTGCCGTATGCAGCGGGTTCGCTCTGCTCGACGGTAGGCGACCTCGTGTCGTGGACGCAGCAGTTGTCCAGCGGACGCGTGGTGAGCGCGGCGTCGTATCGCGAGATGACCACTCCGGTCACCTTCGCCAGCGGACGACCCATGACCTATGGCTATGGTCTCGGGTCGGATACGGTGGGGGGACGCCGCGTGATTTCGCACGGCGGCGGCATCAACGGGTTCATCTCGTTTCTGTCCTACGTGCCACAGGATTCGCTGATCATCGCGGTGCTGTCCAACACATCACCGGCGCCGTCGAGTGCGGTGGCCGACGCCATCATGCGCGCCGTGCTGGGGATCGCGCCGGCACCTTCCCCCGGTGCACCCAAAGATCTCACGCTCACCGCGACCGAACGGGCCCGATACGTGGGCGAATACGCGCTGGCCCGGCCGGATGGCTCGCGGCAGGCCGTGCGCGTGTTCGAGCAGGGCGAGCAACTGATGGTGGAGCCCGCCGGCCAGATCGCGATACGTCTGCGTGCCCAGGGCGCCCACGTGTTCGTCGGACTGGACGGCAGTCGGATGGCGTTCGATGTGGCGGGGGAGCGGGCCACCGGATTCATGTTCGGCACCGGCTCGCGTCGCCTTGAGGCGGTGCGGCGGAGGTAG
- a CDS encoding type II toxin-antitoxin system VapC family toxin — MNLVDSSAWLEYFAAGPHAGHFAAVIEDVDRLLVPTIVLLEVTRRVMQQRDEDAALQIAAVLHQGQVVALDAGIALSAAQLGVAHKLPLADSIIYATAKQHDATIWTMDADFASLPGVRYFPKRK, encoded by the coding sequence GTGAACCTCGTCGATTCGTCGGCGTGGCTGGAGTACTTTGCGGCCGGGCCGCACGCCGGTCACTTTGCCGCGGTCATAGAGGACGTGGATCGCCTGCTGGTGCCCACGATTGTCCTTCTCGAAGTCACACGCCGCGTGATGCAGCAACGTGACGAGGACGCGGCGTTGCAGATTGCGGCCGTACTCCACCAGGGGCAGGTGGTCGCCCTCGATGCCGGCATCGCGCTGAGTGCGGCGCAACTTGGCGTGGCCCACAAGCTGCCGTTGGCGGACAGCATCATTTACGCGACCGCCAAGCAACATGACGCGACCATTTGGACTATGGACGCCGACTTTGCCAGCCTTCCCGGTGTACGGTACTTTCCCAAACGAAAGTAG
- a CDS encoding amidohydrolase family protein: MRASILSIVIIRRLLTAVCVAAAVAPAGRAAAQPATTYDLILRGGTVVDGTGAPRFRADVAITRGHIARVGDLSRATARTDIDVRGLFVAPGFINIHSHAVPSVLPTAENMLTQGVTTELLNADGAGPADIGAQLDGVAKAGLAVNVAASAGFNSVWASVMGPSDKRPTSGDITRMRTMILANLERGAFGISAGLDYKPAYFSTVPEVIDVLSPARPWRTFFPNHDRLAPEFGYSSRKGMEETMVIGEGTGLVPVFTHMKVQGHEQGTADAVLAMMRTATAAGRFVAADVYPYLSGQTALAALIIPGWAQDGGIAKMRERFADPALRARIIVEADQAITARFNGASSIVLNETGRKLSDIMQQQGAKTPGEAVVRVLETEFPSAILSFGAEADLRKILQYPDAVIACDCGAWTETRAHPRGFGTFPRILGHYVRETHVLTWEQAVRKMSALPAALTGMVDRGVISPGMAADIAVFDTATIIDHATYEAPNLKSDGIRVVLVNGVVALRDGAVTGARGGVALRRSGHMPSREMRLTATRRVRVSGALQSEGVSVATRVAINVTQRQGARAATGSLRFTTATGERVQSTVFGTLQPGPNWASVTGRVRVGPDERAFTLIVEGADPLAKGTPATVVIAIEGMTTLTGTVTGTTEITKR, from the coding sequence ATGCGCGCATCCATCCTGTCCATCGTGATCATTCGCCGCTTGCTGACCGCCGTGTGTGTCGCCGCTGCTGTCGCGCCCGCTGGCCGCGCCGCCGCGCAGCCAGCGACCACCTACGACCTCATCCTCCGCGGCGGTACCGTCGTTGACGGCACGGGCGCCCCGCGATTCCGCGCCGACGTGGCCATCACCCGCGGCCACATCGCCCGCGTCGGCGACCTGTCACGCGCCACGGCACGCACCGACATCGACGTGCGCGGACTGTTCGTGGCCCCGGGTTTCATCAATATCCACAGCCACGCCGTGCCGTCCGTACTTCCCACGGCGGAGAACATGCTCACGCAGGGCGTGACCACCGAGTTGCTCAACGCCGACGGCGCCGGACCGGCCGATATCGGCGCGCAACTGGATGGTGTGGCAAAGGCCGGATTGGCGGTGAATGTGGCCGCCAGCGCCGGCTTCAATTCGGTGTGGGCCAGTGTGATGGGGCCGTCAGACAAACGGCCCACGTCGGGCGACATTACGCGCATGCGCACGATGATTCTCGCCAACCTCGAGCGCGGCGCGTTTGGCATTTCGGCGGGGCTGGACTACAAGCCCGCGTATTTCTCCACGGTGCCGGAGGTCATTGACGTGCTGTCACCGGCGCGACCGTGGCGCACGTTCTTTCCCAACCACGATCGTCTGGCGCCCGAGTTCGGCTACAGCTCGCGCAAAGGGATGGAAGAGACGATGGTGATTGGCGAAGGCACCGGCCTTGTCCCGGTGTTCACGCACATGAAGGTGCAGGGACATGAGCAGGGAACGGCCGACGCGGTGCTGGCGATGATGCGAACGGCAACCGCGGCGGGACGATTTGTGGCCGCCGATGTCTATCCGTATCTCTCCGGCCAGACGGCGCTGGCCGCGCTGATCATTCCGGGGTGGGCGCAGGATGGCGGCATCGCGAAAATGCGCGAGCGATTTGCCGATCCGGCGCTGCGGGCGCGCATCATTGTCGAGGCCGATCAGGCCATCACCGCGCGTTTCAACGGCGCCAGCAGCATCGTGCTCAATGAGACGGGACGAAAGTTGTCCGATATCATGCAACAGCAGGGTGCGAAGACGCCGGGCGAAGCGGTGGTGCGCGTACTCGAAACGGAATTCCCGTCGGCCATCCTGTCATTCGGTGCCGAAGCCGACCTGCGCAAGATTCTGCAGTATCCGGACGCCGTGATCGCCTGCGACTGTGGCGCGTGGACCGAAACCCGGGCGCATCCGCGCGGCTTTGGCACCTTTCCGCGTATCCTCGGCCATTACGTGCGCGAAACACACGTGCTCACGTGGGAGCAGGCGGTGCGAAAAATGAGCGCACTGCCGGCGGCGCTTACGGGCATGGTGGATCGCGGTGTTATCTCACCGGGCATGGCGGCGGATATCGCCGTATTCGATACCGCGACGATTATCGATCACGCCACGTACGAGGCACCAAACCTCAAGTCCGATGGCATTCGCGTGGTGCTGGTGAACGGTGTGGTGGCGCTGCGCGATGGCGCGGTGACCGGTGCGCGCGGCGGCGTGGCCCTGCGGCGCAGCGGGCACATGCCGAGTCGCGAGATGCGCCTGACTGCCACACGTCGTGTTCGTGTATCCGGGGCGCTGCAATCGGAGGGCGTTTCGGTCGCGACCCGTGTGGCCATCAACGTGACGCAGCGCCAAGGCGCGCGGGCGGCTACGGGAAGCCTCCGGTTCACGACCGCCACTGGCGAACGTGTGCAATCGACGGTGTTCGGGACGCTGCAACCCGGACCCAACTGGGCCAGCGTCACGGGCCGTGTGCGCGTGGGGCCCGACGAGCGCGCATTCACGTTGATTGTTGAAGGGGCAGATCCACTGGCGAAAGGCACACCGGCCACTGTGGTGATTGCTATCGAAGGCATGACGACACTTACGGGCACTGTCACCGGAACCACGGAGATCACGAAACGATGA